One region of Juglans regia cultivar Chandler chromosome 4, Walnut 2.0, whole genome shotgun sequence genomic DNA includes:
- the LOC109018704 gene encoding trihelix transcription factor GTL1, whose product MEPFAGDRGVPDPDEAFPDHVTPFPDTMDLIYDHPTAAVHSPELVAHLQNLPPQKLRPIRCFNFRSPEKLEETQRRCSPEEAVALGSINGPVAEVPGECFGHPVKVEVGEAFKIGKGLAADDSERFGSVTGWGEWGPNCVEEDVESGTSSSSSDDDSTANMKEPMNRKRKGKSSRKLELFLESLVNKVLEKQEQMHKQLIEMIEKRERERIIREEAWKQQEMERMKREEEMRAVETSRSLALISFIQNLSGQEIPVPQPVNTQCKEEDGSEIGMEHDIKCDPNGKRWPEAEVQALITLRAALEHKSCLTGSKRSMWEEISVGMWGMGYNRTAKKCKEKWENINKYFRRSMESGKKHSANGKTCHYFHELNMLYSNGLMDPGLLVKITDSETEAKSENE is encoded by the exons ATGGAGCCCTTCGCCGGCGACCGTGGAGTTCCGGACCCCGACGAGGCCTTCCCAGACCACGTCACTCCATTTCCCGATACGATGGACCTGATCTACGATCACCCGACGGCAGCAGTTCACTCGCCAGAGTTGGTAGCGCACCTCCAAAACCTGCCGCCGCAGAAGCTCCGCCCGATTAGGTGCTTCAACTTCCGGTCTCCGGAGAAACTGGAGGAAACCCAAAGGAGGTGCTCTCCGGAGGAGGCGGTGGCGCTTGGGTCTATCAACGGTCCCGTTGCCGAAGTGCCGGGGGAGTGCTTTGGGCATCCGGTGAAGGTAGAAGTCGGCGAGGCCTTCAAAATCGGGAAAGGTTTGGCGGCGGATGATTCGGAGCGGTTCGGATCGGTTACTGGTTGGGGTGAGTGGGGTCCGAACTGTGTGGAAGAGGACGTAGAGTCTGGAACCTCAAG CTCTTCTTCAGATGACGATTCCACAGCAAATATGAAAGAACCAATGAACCGGAAGAGAAAGGGAAAATCAAGTAGAAAACTTGAGCTTTTTTTGGAAAGTTTGGTGAATAAAGTGTTGGAGAAGCAAGAGCAGATGCATAAGCAGTTGATAGAGATGatagagaagagggagagggagagaataaTCAGAGAAGAAGCTTGGAAGCAGCAGGAGATGGAAAGAATGAAAAGGGAGGAGGAAATGAGAGCCGTTGAGACATCTCGCAGCCTAGCCCTGATTTCCTTTATTCAGAATCTGTCAGGCCAGGAAATCCCAGTTCCACAGCCAGTAAACACCCAATGCAAGGAAGAAGACGGTTCTGAAATTGGTATGGAACACGACATAAAATGTGACCCAAATGGTAAAAGATGGCCAGAAGCTGAAGTACAAGCGCTGATAACTCTTCGAGCTGCTTTGGAGCACAAGTCTTGCCTTACTGGCTCTAAACGATCTATGTGGGAGGAGATCTCTGTGGGAATGTGGGGTATGGGCTATAACCGGACTGCAAAGAAATGTAAGGAAAAATGGGAAAACATCAACAAGTACTTCCGAAGGTCAATGGAAAGTGGGAAGAAGCATTCTGCTAATGGTAAGACGTGCCATTATTTTCATGAATTGAACATGCTGTATAGTAATGGACTAATGGATCCCGGATTGCTTGTTAAAATCACAGACAGTGAGACTGAGGCTAAGAGTGAAAATGAGTGA